A window of Nicotiana tabacum cultivar K326 chromosome 24, ASM71507v2, whole genome shotgun sequence contains these coding sequences:
- the LOC107812884 gene encoding SKP1-like protein 1A has translation MKMIVLKSSDGETFEVEESVAVESQTIKHMIEDDCADTSIPLPNVTSKILAKVIEYCKRHVDAASKTEDKAVEDDLKAFDADFVKVDQSTLFDLILAANYLNIKSLLDLTCQTVADMIKGKTPEEIRKTFNIKNDFTPDEEEEVRRENAWAFE, from the exons ATGAAGATGATCGTATTGAAGAGTTCCGACGGCGAAACCTTCGAGGTAGAAGAGTCAGTTGCCGTAGAGTCGCAGACAATCAAGCATATGATCGAAGACGACTGCGCCGACACCAGCATCCCTTTACCTAACGTGACGAGCAAGATCTTAGCTAAGGTGATTGAGTACTGCAAGCGCCACGTGGACGCCGCCTCTAAGACGGAAGATAAGGCCGTCGAGGACGATCTCAAGGCTTTCGATGCTGACTTTGTCAAAGTTGACCAGAGTACCCTCTTCGATCTCATCCTG GCTGCCAACTATTTGAACATAAAGAGCTTGCTTGATCTGACATGCCAGACAGTTGCAGACATGATCAAAGGGAAGACCCCGGAGGAGATCCGTAAGACATTCAACATTAAGAATGACTTCACTCCTGACGAAGAGGAAGAAGTCAGGAGAGAGAATGCCTGGGCCTTCGAGTGA
- the LOC107786738 gene encoding uncharacterized protein LOC107786738 isoform X1, translating into MAENQPLLRSDDNEVVRESEGTERKSTASARVVSLDVFRGLCVFLMMLVDYAGSVFPSIAHSPWNGVRLADFVMPFFLFVVGVSLAIVNKIVVDRTRTTLKVVIRTLKLFLLGVFLQGGYLHGITGLTYGVDIEKMRWMGILQRIAVGYIVAALCEIWFPCQWMKRVTILSNYIWQWGIVFLLSAIHSGLLYGLYVPDWQFSVPRSTGSSIYEVKCSVRGDFGPACNSAGMIDRYILGMDHLYAKPVYRNMKECYGSNNTRASSTMPSWCHAPFDPEGILSSLTAAAACIIGLQYGHILVKFQDHKERLCSWSVLSLALLVVGLFLAFIGVPLNKSLYTISYLLVTSAAAGITFCLLYMLVDIYGWRRLMFILEWMGKHSLSIFILITSNIAVILIQGFYWRDPRNNIVRWLVTQFVQK; encoded by the exons ATGGCAGAAAATCAGCCATTATTACGAAGCGACGATAACGAAGTGGTGCGTGAAAGTGAAGGAACTGAAAGGAAAAGTACAGCTTCTGCTCGTGTTGTTTCTCTCGATGTTTTTAGAGGCCTTTGCGTTTTT CTTATGATGCTTGTGGATTATGCTGGTTCTGTTTTCCCAAGCATTGCTCATTCCCCGTGGAATGGTGTCCGCTTGGCAGACTTTGTAATGCCTTTCTTCCTCTTTGTTGTTGGAGTTTCCCTGGCAATTGTAAATAAG ATAGTTGTAGACAGAACAAGGACAACCTTGAAAGTTGTGATTAGGACATTGAAACTATTTCTCCTTGGTGTTTTCCTGCAAG GGGGTTACTTGCATGGGATAACTGGTTTGACCTATGGTGTAGATATCGAAAAAATGCGATGGATGGGAATCTTGCAG AGGATAGCTGTTGGATATATTGTAGCAGCTTTGTGCGAGATATGGTTTCCATGTCAATGGATGAAAAGAGTCACCATTCTCAGCAATTATATTTGGCAATG GGGTATCGTGTTCCTATTGTCTGCTATACATAGTGGGTTGTTATATGGTTTGTATGTACCTGATTGGCAATTCAGTGTGCCGCGGTCAACTGGCAGCAGCATTTATGAG GTAAAATGTTCTGTTAGAGGTGATTTTGGACCGGCATGTAATTCTGCTGGAATGATTGATCGCTATATTCTTGGAATGGATCACCTCTATGCAAAACCTGTATATAGAAATATGAAG GAATGCTATGGATCCAACAATACTAGAGCTTCCTCGACTATGCCTTCTTGGTGTCATGCCCCTTTTGATCCTGAAGGCATTTTGAG TTCACTAACAGCTGCTGCTGCATGCATCATTGGACTCCAATACGGTCACATACTTGTTAAATTTCAG GATCATAAAGAACGGCTATGCAGTTGGTCCGTCCTCTCACTTGCACTTCTTGTAGTTGGTTTGTTCCTTGCTTTCATAG GCGTGCCATTAAACAAATCGTTATACACGATAAGTTATTTGCTGGTAACCTCAGCTGCTGCTGGAATCACATTCTGTTTGCTATATATGCTG GTGGACATTTATGGTTGGAGGCGCTTGATGTTTATTCTTGAGTGGATGGGAAAGCATTCTCTTAGTATCTTTATTCTCATAACATCAAATATAGCTGTGATTCTAATTCAAGGATTTTATTGGCGAGATCCACGTAATAACATT GTTCGTTGGCTTGTGACACAATTTGTACAGAAATGA
- the LOC107786738 gene encoding uncharacterized protein LOC107786738 isoform X2, whose translation MMLVDYAGSVFPSIAHSPWNGVRLADFVMPFFLFVVGVSLAIVNKIVVDRTRTTLKVVIRTLKLFLLGVFLQGGYLHGITGLTYGVDIEKMRWMGILQRIAVGYIVAALCEIWFPCQWMKRVTILSNYIWQWGIVFLLSAIHSGLLYGLYVPDWQFSVPRSTGSSIYEVKCSVRGDFGPACNSAGMIDRYILGMDHLYAKPVYRNMKECYGSNNTRASSTMPSWCHAPFDPEGILSSLTAAAACIIGLQYGHILVKFQDHKERLCSWSVLSLALLVVGLFLAFIGVPLNKSLYTISYLLVTSAAAGITFCLLYMLVDIYGWRRLMFILEWMGKHSLSIFILITSNIAVILIQGFYWRDPRNNIVRWLVTQFVQK comes from the exons ATGATGCTTGTGGATTATGCTGGTTCTGTTTTCCCAAGCATTGCTCATTCCCCGTGGAATGGTGTCCGCTTGGCAGACTTTGTAATGCCTTTCTTCCTCTTTGTTGTTGGAGTTTCCCTGGCAATTGTAAATAAG ATAGTTGTAGACAGAACAAGGACAACCTTGAAAGTTGTGATTAGGACATTGAAACTATTTCTCCTTGGTGTTTTCCTGCAAG GGGGTTACTTGCATGGGATAACTGGTTTGACCTATGGTGTAGATATCGAAAAAATGCGATGGATGGGAATCTTGCAG AGGATAGCTGTTGGATATATTGTAGCAGCTTTGTGCGAGATATGGTTTCCATGTCAATGGATGAAAAGAGTCACCATTCTCAGCAATTATATTTGGCAATG GGGTATCGTGTTCCTATTGTCTGCTATACATAGTGGGTTGTTATATGGTTTGTATGTACCTGATTGGCAATTCAGTGTGCCGCGGTCAACTGGCAGCAGCATTTATGAG GTAAAATGTTCTGTTAGAGGTGATTTTGGACCGGCATGTAATTCTGCTGGAATGATTGATCGCTATATTCTTGGAATGGATCACCTCTATGCAAAACCTGTATATAGAAATATGAAG GAATGCTATGGATCCAACAATACTAGAGCTTCCTCGACTATGCCTTCTTGGTGTCATGCCCCTTTTGATCCTGAAGGCATTTTGAG TTCACTAACAGCTGCTGCTGCATGCATCATTGGACTCCAATACGGTCACATACTTGTTAAATTTCAG GATCATAAAGAACGGCTATGCAGTTGGTCCGTCCTCTCACTTGCACTTCTTGTAGTTGGTTTGTTCCTTGCTTTCATAG GCGTGCCATTAAACAAATCGTTATACACGATAAGTTATTTGCTGGTAACCTCAGCTGCTGCTGGAATCACATTCTGTTTGCTATATATGCTG GTGGACATTTATGGTTGGAGGCGCTTGATGTTTATTCTTGAGTGGATGGGAAAGCATTCTCTTAGTATCTTTATTCTCATAACATCAAATATAGCTGTGATTCTAATTCAAGGATTTTATTGGCGAGATCCACGTAATAACATT GTTCGTTGGCTTGTGACACAATTTGTACAGAAATGA